The following proteins are encoded in a genomic region of Arachis stenosperma cultivar V10309 chromosome 4, arast.V10309.gnm1.PFL2, whole genome shotgun sequence:
- the LOC130977029 gene encoding phenolic glucoside malonyltransferase 1-like, whose translation MASSNNNISIKIIDKCRVSPPPAPSTDVTVSLPLTFFDLFWVRFHPVERVFFYKLHSPPSFFIEHVLPKLKTSLSLTLQHFLPLAGNLLWPSHSDKPILQYNPGDGVSLLIAESDEDFNHLLGYNSPREASEIRCFVPELETLESRAALMSLQITLFPDSGFSIGISTHHAALDGKSSTMFIKAWASICQSLEEEQEESPTLVREFEPFFDREVIKDPKDVGLLLLNHWSDVMSKMFPDENNIKKSLKILPFEPKVKDSVRATFKLTRSDLEKLKKKVLSNWNSNVNNGDDEESTNTPPSTLSTFVLTCSYVLVCIAKAINGVFKERQKFGFAFTGDCRNRLEPPIPENYCGNCVWGNFVDAKPEDYVKENGVVLVAKGIHKTTKMLGIEGFRGVEASAFDKYMNMAKEGVEILGIAGSNRFGVYGIDFGWGKPEKVEIASIDRGLTMGLAENSDGNEGGVEVGLVLNKQVMDLFRTLFREGLEDD comes from the coding sequence atgGCTTCTTCTAACAACAACATCTCCATCAAAATCATTGACAAATGCAGAGTTTCTCCACCACCAGCGCCATCAACCGATGTTACTGTTTCTCTACCTCTCACTTTCTTTGACTTGTTCTGGGTTCGCTTCCACCCCGTTGAGCGTGTCTTCTTCTACAAACTTCACTCTCCTCCATCTTTCTTCATCGAACATGTGCTTCCCAAGCTCAAAACCTCGCTCTCTCTTACCCTCCAACACTTCCTCCCTCTTGCTGGAAACCTACTTTGGCCTTCTCATTCAGATAAACCAATCCTTCAATACAATCCTGGTGATGGTGTTTCACTTCTCATAGCAGAATCCGATGAAGATTTCAACCATCTTTTGGGCTATAACTCACCACGTGAAGCTTCTGAAATTCGATGCTTCGTACCAGAACTGGAAACACTGGAATCTCGTGCTGCTCTTATGTCTCTTCAGATCACTCTCTTCCCGGACAGTGGATTCAGCATCGGAATCAGCACCCACCATGCTGCTCTCGATGGGAAATCTTCCACCATGTTCATCAAAGCATGGGCTTCCATATGTCAAAGCCTTGAAGAAGAACAGGAAGAATCACCCACTTTGGTTCGTGAATTCGAGCCTTTCTTTGATAGAGAAGTTATCAAAGATCCAAAGGATGTTGGACTCTTGTTATTGAACCATTGGTCGGATGTCATGTCCAAAATGTTCCCTGATGAGAACAACATCAAGAAAAGCTTGAAGATTCTACCGTTCGAACCCAAGGTGAAGGACTCGGTTCGTGCAACGTTCAAGCTCACGCGTTCAGATTTGGAGAAGTTGAAGAAAAAGGTGTTGTCCAATTGGAACAGCAACGTTAATAATGGTGATGATGAAGAATCTACAAACACACCACCTAGTACTCTTTCTACTTTTGTTCTAACATGCAGCTATGTCTTGGTTTGTATCGCCAAGGCGATTAATGGAGTTTTTAAGGAGAGACAAAAATTCGGGTTCGCTTTCACTGGTGATTGTAGGAACAGGTTAGAGCCTCCAATACCTGAAAATTATTGCGGTAACTGTGTGTGGGGTAATTTTGTGGATGCAAAACCAGAGGACTATGTTAAAGAAAATGGAGTGGTTCTTGTCGCTAAGGGAATTCACAAGACGACAAAAATGTTGGGTATTGAAGGTTTTCGTGGTGTAGAAGCATCAGCTTTTGATAAGTACATGAATATGGCTAAAGAAGGAGTTGAAATTCTTGGTATTGCTGGTTCTAATAGATTTGGTGTTTATGGTATTGATTTTGGTTGGGGAAAACCTGAAAAAGTTGAGATAGCTTCGATTGATAGAGGTCTAACGATGGGTTTGGCTGAGAATAGTGATGGCAATGAAGGTGGGGTTGAGGTTGGTCTTGTTCTTAATAAGCAGGTGATGGATCTGTTTAGGACTTTGTTTCGTGAAGGACTTGAAGATGATTAA
- the LOC130977030 gene encoding phenolic glucoside malonyltransferase 1-like, whose translation MASSDNNISIKILDKCTVSPPPAPSTDVTVSLPLTFFDMLWVRFHPVERVFFYKLHSPPSFFFEHVFPKLKTSLSLTLQHFLPLAGNLLWPSDSDKPIFQYNPGDGVLLLIAESDADFNHLLGYNSPREASETRRFVPELETQESRAALMSLQITLFPNSGFSIGISTHHAALDGKSSTMFIKAWASICQSLEEEQKESPTLVREFEPFFDREVIKDPKDVGLLLLNHWSDVMSKMFPDENNIKKSLKILPFEPKVKDSVRATFKLTRSDLEKVKKKVLSNWNSNVNNGDDEESTNTPPSTLSTFVLTCSYVLVCIAKAINGIFKERKKFGFAFTGDCRNRLEPPIPENYCGNCLWAYVVDAKPEDFVKENGVVLVAKGIYKTTKMLGIEGFRGVDSSAFDKYMNMAKEGVEMIGTAGSNRFGVYGIDFGWGKPEKVEIASIDRGLTMGLAENSDGNEGGVEVGLVLNKQVMDLFRTLFREGLEDD comes from the coding sequence atgGCTTCTTCTGACAACAACATCTCCATCAAAATCCTTGACAAATGCACAGTTTCTCCACCGCCAGCACCATCAACCGATGTTACTGTTTCTCTGCCTCTCACTTTCTTTGACATGTTATGGGTTCGATTCCACCCCGTTGAGCGTGTCTTCTTCTACAAGCTTCACTCTcctccatctttcttcttcGAACATGTGTTTCCCAAGCTCAAAACCTCGCTCTCTCTTACCCTCCAACACTTCCTCCCTCTTGCTGGAAACCTACTTTGGCCTTCTGATTCAGATAAACCAATCTTTCAATACAATCCTGGGGATGGTGTTTTACTTCTCATAGCAGAATCCGATGCAGATTTCAACCATCTTTTGGGATATAACTCACCGCGTGAAGCTTCTGAAACTCGACGCTTTGTACCAGAACTGGAAACACAGGAATCTCGTGCTGCTCTTATGTCTCTTCAGATCACTCTCTTCCCGAACAGTGGATTCAGCATCGGAATCAGCACCCACCATGCTGCTCTCGATGGGAAATCTTCCACCATGTTCATCAAAGCATGGGCTTCCATATGTCAAAGCCTTGAAGAAGAACAGAAAGAATCACCCACTTTGGTTCGTGAATTCGAGCCTTTCTTTGATAGAGAAGTTATCAAAGATCCAAAGGATGTTGGACTCTTGTTATTGAACCATTGGTCGGATGTCATGTCCAAAATGTTCCCTGATGAGAACAACATCAAGAAAAGCTTGAAGATTCTACCGTTCGAACCCAAGGTGAAGGACTCGGTTCGTGCAACGTTCAAGCTCACGCGTTCAGATTTGGAGAAGGTGAAGAAAAAGGTGTTGTCCAATTGGAACAGCAACGTTAATAATGGTGATGATGAAGAATCTACAAACACACCACCTAGTACTCTTTCTACTTTTGTTCTAACATGCAGCTATGTCTTGGTTTGTATCGCTAAGGCGATTAATGGCATTTTTAAGGAGAGAAAGAAATTCGGGTTCGCTTTCACTGGTGATTGTAGGAACAGGTTAGAGCCTCCAATACCTGAAAACTATTGCGGTAACTGTCTGTGGGCCTATGTTGTGGACGCAAAACCAGAGGACTTTGTTAAAGAAAACGGAGTGGTTCTTGTCGCTAAGGGAATTTACAAGACGACAAAAATGTTGGGTATTGAAGGTTTTCGTGGTGTAGATTCATCAGCTTTTGATAAATACATGAATATGGCTAAAGAAGGAGTTGAAATGATTGGTACTGCTGGTTCTAATAGGTTTGGTGTTTATGGTATTGATTTTGGTTGGGGAAAACCTGAAAAAGTTGAGATAGCTTCGATTGATAGAGGTCTAACGATGGGTTTGGCTGAGAATAGTGATGGCAATGAAGGTGGGGTTGAGGTTGGTCTTGTTCTTAATAAGCAGGTGATGGATCTGTTTAGGACTTTGTTTCGTGAAGGACTTGAAGATGATTAA